CTATCTGTACGGGGGCGGGCAGTTTCAGCAGGCGCAGGTAGTTGGCGATGGTGGTGCGTTTCTTGCCTACGCGCTCGCTGAGCCGTTCTTGGGTAAGCCCGTATTGTTCCAGCAGGTGTTGGTATGCAAGAGCTATCTCCACGGAGTTCAGGTCTTCGCGCTGTATGTTTTCTATGAGCGCCATTTCCATGACGTTCTCATCATCGGCGGTGCGGATATAGGCGGGGATGCTTTTCAGTCCCGCAAGCTGCGAAGCGCGGAAACGGCGTTCGCCTGCGATGATTTGATATTCGTCACCGCTGTCCAGCTTGCGCAGGGTGACGGGCTGTATGATTCCGATTTCCGCGATGGAATCGGCAAGTTCTTGCAACGCTGTCCGGTCAAATTCACGGCGGGGCTGGTTGGGGTTGACCGTTATTTTGGACAGCTCTATTTCATTGATGGAGGAAGAGCCTTCGGTTTGAACTTCATCCATGGAAAGCAGGGCATCCAGCCCGCGTCCTAATGCATTTCTTTTCTGTGCCATGGTTCTTCTTCTTTTAGTGGTTGTTACGGCTGATTAATTCTTTGGCAAGTGCCATGTGGTTTTTGGCTCCGGTGGAGTCCGCGTCATACAGGATGGTGGGCAGACCGTAACTCGGAGCTTCGCTTAACTTCACGTTGCGCTGGATGACGGTGCTGAACACCAGTTCCTGGAAGTGGCGCTTCACTTCGTCGTAGATTTGGTTGGCCTGGCGCAGACGTGCATCGTACATTGTCAGCAGGAAACCTTCGATCTCGAGTGCCGGATTCAGTTTTGATTTGATGATTTTGATGGTGTTCAGCAACTTGCTTATGCCTTCCAGTGCAAAATATTCCGCTTGTACGGGGATAATGACAGAGTCGGCGGCGGTCAGTGCGTTGACGGTGATCAGTCCCAGGGAAGGAGAGCAGTCTATCAAGATATAGTCAAACTCTTCTTTCAGGGGGGCAAGCACTTCTTTCAGTATCTTTTCGCGATTCTTGAGGTTGAGCATTTCTATCTCTGCGCCTACCAGATTGATATGTGAGGAGATTACTTTCAAGGTTTCTATCTCCGTGTCGTGAAGGGCGTCGCGTACGTTTGCACGGTCTATAATGCACTCGTAGATAGTACATTCCGACTGCTTGATGTCCACGCCCAAGCCCGAAGAGGCATTGGCCTGCGGGTCTGCGTCCACAACGAGCACTTTCTTTTCAAGCGTGGCGAGCGAGGCTGCGAGGTTGATTGTCGTCGTAGTCTTTCCCACGCCACCCTTTTGGTTAGCCATAGCAATAATTTTTCCCATAATCTCAATATTTTATCGGCAGCGAAATAAGTGATTATTTCCGAATAGTGCCTATTAAAAAAGAGGGAGATTGCAAAAACAGTTGATAAGTCGGCTTTTTTGTTAATAACTCAAGGTAGGACATTGCCCTGCCACCGGATTGCCTGAGCCGTATTTCCCTCTGATTTAACGGGCAAATATACATATTAATATTGAAAAGCGGCGGCTTTTTTGCCTCGCTTGCAGAAGATTAAGATTTGTTTTCAGTGCTTGCCGTGTCTTCAGGAGGGTCGATGCGGGCAGCCACACTGCCCGATGGCTTTCTTTGCGATGTTCCATACAGTGCTTTGTAATGTTTCATATAGCAGTTTTCAATGTTCGAGATGTACATCTCATGCTGTTCGAGATGCACATCTCTCAATGTATGAGATGTATATCTCATACAATAGAAGCCCTGATGTTCCGGCCGATGTGCAGGCGTATCCGGGAGGAGAGATGCTAATGCCGCTTGTGGCAGAGACACTTTTATTTGCATGGAAAGGGCTGGACTTTCTTTCTTTTTAGCTAATTTTGTGCTCATAATTAATGTAGAGATATGGAAAATCAGAAACCTTTGATATTGATATCCAATGATGACGGCATCATTGCGAAAGGTATTAGCGAGTTAATAAAGTTTCTCCGTCCTCTGGGCGAGATCGTGGTGATGGCGCCGGACGCTCCGCGTTCGGGCAGTGCTTGCGCGCTGACGGTTACGGAGCCGATACACTACCGGCTGCTTCGTAAGGATGTGGGACTTACTGTTTATAAATGTTCCGGTACGCCGACCGATTGTGTGAAGTTGGCCTTCCATACCGTGCTCGACCGTAAGCCCGATCTGGTGGTGGGAGGCATCAATCATGGAGACAACTCTTCGGTGAATGTACACTATTCGGGCACGATGGGGGTGGTGATCGAAGGTTGCCTGAAAGGTGTGCCTTCCATCGGCTTCTCTCTCTGCAACCATGAGCCGAATGCCGATTTTGAACCTGCGGGGCCTTATGTGCGCGAGATAGCCCGCCGGGTATTGGAGAAGGGGCTGCCGCCGTTGACGTGCCTGAACGTTAATTTCCCGGACACAAAGGAGCTGAAAGGCATAAAAATCTGTGAGCAGGCCAGGGGCCGGTGGACGAATGAATGGGAAGACTTTGCCCACAGGGGAGGCTCCCGGTATTACTGGCTGACCGGTGAGTTTGAAGATACGGATGCGGCCAACGAGAAGAATGACCATTGGGCGCTCGCCAACGGCTATGCGGCCATTACTCCGACTACCGTGGATGCCACGGCTTATGGATTGATTGATGAACTGAAAACTTGGTTTTAATCGGACATGAAGTATTACCTGATTGTCGGTGAGGCCTCCGGTGACTTGCATGCGTCTCACCTGATGGCTGCCCTGAAAGCAGAAGACCCCGGGGCGGAGTTTCGTTTCTTTGGCGGCGATTTGATGGCGGCAGTGGGTGGAACGATGGTGAAGCATTATAGAGACTTGGCTTATATGGGCTTTATTCCTGTATTGCTGCACTTGCGCACGATTTTCGCCAATATGAAACGTTGCAAGGAAGATATTGCGGCATGGCGGCCGGATGTATTGATTTTAGTGGATTATCCGGGATTTAATCTGAAAATAGCCAAGTTCGTGCATGCCTGTACGCAAATTCCTGTCTTCTATTATATCTCTCCCAAGATATGGGCATGGAAAGAGTACCGCATCAAGAACATCAAGCGGGATGTGGATGAATTGTTCTCCATCCTCCCGTTCGAGGTGGAGTTCTTTGAAGGAAAGCACCGGTATCCGATACATTATGTCGGTAATCCGACCATGGATGAGGTGACGGCTTTCCTTGCCTCCGATACGGAAACCTTTGACGGCTTTGTGCAGGCTGGCGGGTTGTCTTCAAAGCCTGTCATTGCCTTATTGGCCGGTAGCCGCAAGCAGGAAATCAAAGATAATCTGCCTGATATGCTTCGGGCTGCTTCTGTTTTTACCGATTATCAGTTGGTGTTGGCTGGTGCTCCCGGCATTTCTCCCCAATATTACAGACAGTATATAGGACAGGCTGATGTGAAAATCATCTTCGACCGGACATTCTCTCTGCTGAAGCAGGCTGAGGCAGCGTTGGTAACTTCGGGCACGGCTACGCTGGAGGCAGCCCTGTTCCGCGTGCCTCAGGCGGTGTGCTATCATACACCTGCCGGGAAGCTGGTCGCTTTCTTGAAACGTCATGTACTGAAGGTGAAGTACATTTCTCTGGTCAATCTGATTGCCGACCGCGAAGTAGTCAAGGAGTTGGTGGCCGATACCATGACGGTGGGGCAGGTACGTGCCGAACTGGAACGCATCTTACATGATGAGAAGTATCGCGGGAGAATGCTTGATGGTTACGAATATATGGCGTCCCGTCTCGGAAAGGCCGGAGCGCCCAAGCATGCCGCCCGCCAAATGGTGGAATTGCTTAATGAACGTTATCTGAAGTAGTCGTTATTGGAGATTTTTGTTAAAAGAAGTAGAGCCGGTGCAGTAAATGCACGGCTCTTGTCTTTTTTTATACAGAAACAAACGAAAGGATTTTGATTATGAAAAAACTACATTGGCTGTTTATGACAATATGCCTGGCGGTGTGGCCGGCATTGCAATCGTGTGATGATAATGACGGATATTCGATCGGTGATTATACGCCTCCCTTGTGGGCTACCATGCGCGTCACCGGAAGTTCTTTTTATCTGGACTGTGACGTCTGGGGCACGCTTTGGCCCGTGAATACGGATATGGGCTGGTATGAGCCGGCAGACGGTCAGCGGGTGATAACCGTGTTCAATCCTTTATGGGATAATTATGAGGGATTTGACCATGCGGTGAAGATACTTCGCCTGCAAAATGTGCTGACCAAAGGAGTGGAAACTTTGACTCCTGAAACTGATGGGGAATTGGGCAATGATCCTGTTCTTATTTTTAAAAGCGACATCAGCATCAGCAACGGTTACATGAATATTTTCTTTCTCCAAAACTTGCCCGCCAAAACAAAGCATCGCATCTCTCTGGTACGTCCGTCGGATGACGCGGAACTGTATGGAGATGACGGATATATTCACTTGGAATTGCGTTACAATACTTATGATGACGTAACCGGATCTCGTGCTTACGGTGCGGTATCATACAATTTGAACAGTCTGAATATGACTCCCGAAACCAAAGGCATCAAACTGAAGCTGAATTCGGAAAAGAACGGCAAGGTAGAGGTGGTGTTCAACCGCAAAGAATCGGGTGGCAATATGGAAAAAATGCAGAACCAAGACTTGTCCAAGATGCAGTTAAGATAGAAAGCGTTGTGTGTAGTAGTAGTGCGGAGGGTACGGAAGCTTTTGACAGTTCCGTGCCCTCTTTCTTTTTGCGGGAAAAAATGACCGGAATACTATTTCAGCATAGATAGGATATACAGATAAACGACTGCCGCGGGGATTGCCATCAGTGCGCTGTCAAAACGGTCGAGCATTCCGCCGTGTCCCGGCAGGATGTGTCCCGAATCTTTAATCCCTAATTGGCGTTTCATCAACGATTCGGTCAGGTCTCCCCACGTACCGAAAACAACGACGGTCACTGCCAGGCCTGCCCATTGCCATACGGACATAAAAGGGAAGAAATGCGCGAAGACAAACGATGAGGCTATGGAGAAAATCGCGCCTCCGATACTTCCTTCCCACGATTTCTTTGGGGAGATGCGCTCAAAAAGGCGATGCTTGCCTATCAATGACCCCACACAATAGGCTCCTGTGTCACTCAGCCAGATAAAGACGAAGATTGAAAGGGGAAGAATGGGATTATAGGTTACACTGCCCGTCTCAGGGGTGTTTTGGAAAGCAAGCACGTTCAGCAAGGCGAAAGGCAGTGCCACGTACAATTGGCTAAGCATGGAGAAAGCCCAGTTGCCCGTAGGATTACTTTTCTTGAGATACAATTCTGTTATCATCATATAGAGCAGTAGCGCCAGATAAGGCAGGAATATCCGTGCATCCGATGTGGATGTGCAAAAACCGGTCAGGGCCAGGAACAGATAGGCGCCTCCCAGGCTTGTAATGGTCTTATTGATGCTGACCTCTCCGTTTTGATTCATCAAATGGGCGAATTCATACACGCTCAATGCGCTGATGACAGTAAATAATATGCCGAATGAAAGGGGGCTGTAAAGAATACAGCCCACCAATACTACTACGAATAACACGCCTGTAATGGCACGTTGGATAAAGTTGTTTTTCACGGTGTTTCCGTTTTATTTTTTAGATTCTGTTTCCGTTTCTCCTTCCTCTTTCACTTCTTTTTCCGTTTTCGCGGCTATCTTGGCTTCCTTTTCTTCCGCTTTCTTCAGTTCATCGGAAACCTTGGTTGCGCTGATGATTTCTTCGGAACGGGAAGCCCATGGGCGCTTTCCGAAAATTTGCTCGACATCTTCTGCAAAGATTACCTCTTTGTCGATAAGCAGTTGTGCCAGTTTGTTGTGTCCTTCACTGTTGTCTGAAAGGATTTTCTTGGCACGTTCGTACTGCTCGTTTACTATTTTCTTCACCTCCTCGTCAATCAGCTCGGCAGTCTTTTCGCTGTACGGACGGTTGAAGGCGTATTCGTCATTGCTGTAATAGCAGAGGTTGGGAAGTTTTTCACTCATACCCAGATAGGCTATCATGCCAAATGCTTGTTTGGTCACGCGCTCCAGATCGTTCATTGCGCCTGTCGAGATTCTACCTAAAAACAGGTCTTCGGCAGCACGTCCGCCCAAAGTGGCGCACATTTCATCAAGCATCTGTTCTTTAGTGGTTATCTGGCGCTCTTCGGGGAGATACCAGGCTGCGCCCAAAGCGCGTCCGCGAGGTACGATGGTTACTTTTATCAGTGGATTGGCATATTCCAACAACCAAGAGATGCTGGCATGACCGGCTTCATGGATGGCAATGGAACGGCGTTCTTCTTCGGTGGTAATCTTCGTTTTCTTTTCCAAACCTCCTACAATCCGATCTACAGCATCCAGGAAATCCTGCTTGCCTACAAACTTCTTGCCATGGCGTGCGGCTATCAGCGCCGCTTCATTGCAGACGTTGGCTATATCCGCACCCGAAAAACCGGGTGTCTGGCGTGCCAGCAAGTCAACATCTACCGTGTCGTCTATCTTGATGGGACGCAGGTGAACACCGAATACTTCCTTGCGTTCATTAAGGTCGGGCAAATCTACATGTATCTGGCGGTCGAATCTTCCGGCACGCAATAGAGCTTTGTCCAATACATCTACACGGTTGGTGGCGGCAAGGATGATTACACCGCTGTTGGAGCCGAAGCCATCCATTTCTGTCAGTAGCTGGTTCAATGTGTTTTCGCGTTCATCGTTTCCACCCATAGCGGCAGCTTTGGCACGTGCACGGCCTACTGCATCTATTTCATCAATAAAGACGATGCACGGCGCTTTCTCTTTAGCCTGACGGAAGAGGTCACGAACGCGGGAAGCTCCTACACCTACAAACATTTCCACAAAATCGGAACCTGCCAGTGAGAAGAAAGGTACATTGGCTTCTCCGGCCACAGCTTTGGCAAGCAAAGTCTTACCCGTTCCCGGAGGGCCTACAAGCAAGGCTCCCTTGGGGATCTTACCTCCCAAGTCTGTATATTTCTGTGGCTCTTTCAGAAATTCCACAATTTCTTCCACTTCCTGTTTGGCTCCGGCCAAGCCGGCAACATCTTTGAATGTAATCTTGATGGGAGAACCTTTTTCAAACAATTGTGCCTTGGACTTTCCTACACTGAAGATGCCTCCGCCACCTCCCATACCTCCACCGCCACTCATGCGGCGAGACAAGAAAATCCAGAAACCGATGAGGACTGCAAATGGTAATAGCTGCCAAAGGATGGCACTGAAATAGTTCCTTTTTTTCTCGTAGCTGATGGAGCCGTCAAAAC
Above is a window of Bacteroides helcogenes P 36-108 DNA encoding:
- a CDS encoding ParB/RepB/Spo0J family partition protein, whose protein sequence is MAQKRNALGRGLDALLSMDEVQTEGSSSINEIELSKITVNPNQPRREFDRTALQELADSIAEIGIIQPVTLRKLDSGDEYQIIAGERRFRASQLAGLKSIPAYIRTADDENVMEMALIENIQREDLNSVEIALAYQHLLEQYGLTQERLSERVGKKRTTIANYLRLLKLPAPVQIGLQNKQIDMGHARALVTLGDPKLQVRIYEEILEHGYSVRKVEEIVKSLSEGETIKSGSRKIAPKRAKLPEEFNMLKQQLSGFFDTKVQLTCSEKGKGKISIPFGNEEELERIIGILDTLKK
- a CDS encoding ParA family protein → MGKIIAMANQKGGVGKTTTTINLAASLATLEKKVLVVDADPQANASSGLGVDIKQSECTIYECIIDRANVRDALHDTEIETLKVISSHINLVGAEIEMLNLKNREKILKEVLAPLKEEFDYILIDCSPSLGLITVNALTAADSVIIPVQAEYFALEGISKLLNTIKIIKSKLNPALEIEGFLLTMYDARLRQANQIYDEVKRHFQELVFSTVIQRNVKLSEAPSYGLPTILYDADSTGAKNHMALAKELISRNNH
- the surE gene encoding 5'/3'-nucleotidase SurE — encoded protein: MENQKPLILISNDDGIIAKGISELIKFLRPLGEIVVMAPDAPRSGSACALTVTEPIHYRLLRKDVGLTVYKCSGTPTDCVKLAFHTVLDRKPDLVVGGINHGDNSSVNVHYSGTMGVVIEGCLKGVPSIGFSLCNHEPNADFEPAGPYVREIARRVLEKGLPPLTCLNVNFPDTKELKGIKICEQARGRWTNEWEDFAHRGGSRYYWLTGEFEDTDAANEKNDHWALANGYAAITPTTVDATAYGLIDELKTWF
- a CDS encoding NigD-like protein — encoded protein: MKKLHWLFMTICLAVWPALQSCDDNDGYSIGDYTPPLWATMRVTGSSFYLDCDVWGTLWPVNTDMGWYEPADGQRVITVFNPLWDNYEGFDHAVKILRLQNVLTKGVETLTPETDGELGNDPVLIFKSDISISNGYMNIFFLQNLPAKTKHRISLVRPSDDAELYGDDGYIHLELRYNTYDDVTGSRAYGAVSYNLNSLNMTPETKGIKLKLNSEKNGKVEVVFNRKESGGNMEKMQNQDLSKMQLR
- the ftsH gene encoding ATP-dependent zinc metalloprotease FtsH — its product is MDNNANKKPNKVNMPKFNLNWLYMIIAMMLLGLYLTNENGTATKNISYDEFQQYVRDGYVSKVIGYDDNSVEAYIKPQYVRNVFRQDSARAGKNPLITTEAPSRESLGNFIQKEKDEARFDGSISYEKKRNYFSAILWQLLPFAVLIGFWIFLSRRMSGGGGMGGGGGIFSVGKSKAQLFEKGSPIKITFKDVAGLAGAKQEVEEIVEFLKEPQKYTDLGGKIPKGALLVGPPGTGKTLLAKAVAGEANVPFFSLAGSDFVEMFVGVGASRVRDLFRQAKEKAPCIVFIDEIDAVGRARAKAAAMGGNDERENTLNQLLTEMDGFGSNSGVIILAATNRVDVLDKALLRAGRFDRQIHVDLPDLNERKEVFGVHLRPIKIDDTVDVDLLARQTPGFSGADIANVCNEAALIAARHGKKFVGKQDFLDAVDRIVGGLEKKTKITTEEERRSIAIHEAGHASISWLLEYANPLIKVTIVPRGRALGAAWYLPEERQITTKEQMLDEMCATLGGRAAEDLFLGRISTGAMNDLERVTKQAFGMIAYLGMSEKLPNLCYYSNDEYAFNRPYSEKTAELIDEEVKKIVNEQYERAKKILSDNSEGHNKLAQLLIDKEVIFAEDVEQIFGKRPWASRSEEIISATKVSDELKKAEEKEAKIAAKTEKEVKEEGETETESKK
- a CDS encoding phosphatidate cytidylyltransferase, encoding MKNNFIQRAITGVLFVVVLVGCILYSPLSFGILFTVISALSVYEFAHLMNQNGEVSINKTITSLGGAYLFLALTGFCTSTSDARIFLPYLALLLYMMITELYLKKSNPTGNWAFSMLSQLYVALPFALLNVLAFQNTPETGSVTYNPILPLSIFVFIWLSDTGAYCVGSLIGKHRLFERISPKKSWEGSIGGAIFSIASSFVFAHFFPFMSVWQWAGLAVTVVVFGTWGDLTESLMKRQLGIKDSGHILPGHGGMLDRFDSALMAIPAAVVYLYILSMLK
- the lpxB gene encoding lipid-A-disaccharide synthase, with translation MKYYLIVGEASGDLHASHLMAALKAEDPGAEFRFFGGDLMAAVGGTMVKHYRDLAYMGFIPVLLHLRTIFANMKRCKEDIAAWRPDVLILVDYPGFNLKIAKFVHACTQIPVFYYISPKIWAWKEYRIKNIKRDVDELFSILPFEVEFFEGKHRYPIHYVGNPTMDEVTAFLASDTETFDGFVQAGGLSSKPVIALLAGSRKQEIKDNLPDMLRAASVFTDYQLVLAGAPGISPQYYRQYIGQADVKIIFDRTFSLLKQAEAALVTSGTATLEAALFRVPQAVCYHTPAGKLVAFLKRHVLKVKYISLVNLIADREVVKELVADTMTVGQVRAELERILHDEKYRGRMLDGYEYMASRLGKAGAPKHAARQMVELLNERYLK